CGGGTTCGGTGACGTCCAGGGCAGCGTGCAGCCGGCCCGCGTTGAGCTCGGCGAGCAGCGCCTCGGAGTCCACCACCCCGCCCCTCGCCACGTTCACCAGCAAGGCACCGTCGGCCATCCTGGCGAGGAAATCCTTGTTCACCAGGCCCGCGGTCTCCGGGGTCAGCGGGGTGGCCAGGATGACAATATCGGCGTGTGGCAACAGTTCCGCAATTTCGGAAATCGGCCTCACGCCGGGGCGGGCGCTCCGGGCCACCCGGCTGATCTCCACCTCGAACCCCACCAGCCGGCGCTCGATCGCGGCGCCGATCGAGCCGTACCCGACGATCAGCACCCGGGCGTCAGCCAGCCCGGTCGACCAGCCCGAGGCCCAGCGGCCCTCGCCCCCCGCCCGGACGAAGTCCGGCAGCCGGCGCCGGGCGGCCAGGGTGAGTGCCACGGCCAGCTCAGCGGTGGCCGCGTCATGCACGCCCCGGCCATTGGCCAGGATCAGGCCGGGCCGCAGGAACGGCAGGATGTGGTCGTAGCCGGCGGTCACGGTCTGCACCACTGTGAGCCGGGGCATCCGGGCGATCGGCTCGCAAAGGCGCGGATCGATAATCCCGTACGGGATCGCATAGAACTCGACGTCGTCCAGGTTCTCGGCCATGGGCTGAGTGCCGTCGTACAGCGCGATGTCGAGATCGTCGAGATCGGCCACTGCGTCGGGGTGAGGGATCAGGTAGCGCACGGCGGCATTATCCCGAAGCCGTCGCCCGGGCCGAAATCCTCTGCAATCTGCCCTGGCGCCGCCACGGCACCGGGTTCACGAGCAGGGAGTTTGACCCTCGGGTAGGTCGAGGCCCGAGGGTCGCGGCATGGACATCCAGAACGAACAGACCGCACCCGACGAGACGATGGCGAGCATCGTCGCCGCGGTGGAGCTCGGCCGCTCAGGCCAGCGCGCGCAGGCCAGGGAGGCGCTCACCGCGCTCTGGGATCAGATCGGCGAAGCCGGCGACGCCTTCCACCGCTGCACCCTCGCGCACTACCTGGCCGACCTCCAGGACACCACCGAAGCTGAACTCGGCTGGGACGAGCGTGCCCTGGCCGCGGTCTCCGACCTCACCGACGAACGGGCCCAGCAGTACCACCACTCGTTTCAGGTCCACAACTTCCTGCCGTCGCTGCACCTCAACCTCGCCGACGACCACCGCCGCCTGGGCAACAACACCCGGGCCCGAGAACACCTGGCCCTGGCCGAGCGCTTCGTCGGGCGGCTGCCGGACGACCCGTACGGCGAGGTGATCCGCGCCGGCATCCGCAACGCCGCCGAGGCGTTGGGGCCAGTGCGGGAGTAGTCGACCGCGAACCGCTGCGAACGTCGGGCCATGCCGGCGGGGCCGTCGCCAACCTCGCCGGTATCCGCGCCCGCGAGCCGGGTGACCGCCCGATCTTGCAACTTACCTTCTTGACGTGCGGCAGATGCGTAGCTAAGTTTCAGCCACCCGGACTGAGAGGCCGCCGTCTATGCAGACTCGACTCACTCCCGCAGCTACCTGGGTGACCACACTGGCGACCGCGCTCGCCCTCCTGCCCGCCCAGGCCTCGGCCGCACCGGCACACCCCCCGTCGGCCGAGCACGGCTGGGTCACCTCCACGCTGCGGCACATGAGCCTGGAGCAGAAGGTCGGGCAGCTCTTCGCCACCTACGTCTACG
The nucleotide sequence above comes from Micromonospora sp. NBC_00389. Encoded proteins:
- a CDS encoding 2-hydroxyacid dehydrogenase is translated as MRYLIPHPDAVADLDDLDIALYDGTQPMAENLDDVEFYAIPYGIIDPRLCEPIARMPRLTVVQTVTAGYDHILPFLRPGLILANGRGVHDAATAELAVALTLAARRRLPDFVRAGGEGRWASGWSTGLADARVLIVGYGSIGAAIERRLVGFEVEISRVARSARPGVRPISEIAELLPHADIVILATPLTPETAGLVNKDFLARMADGALLVNVARGGVVDSEALLAELNAGRLHAALDVTEPEPLPADHPLWSAPNVLISPHVGGLTAALAPRARRLLVDQVRRYAAGKPLANVVVGP